From the genome of Nicotiana sylvestris chromosome 2, ASM39365v2, whole genome shotgun sequence, one region includes:
- the LOC138886048 gene encoding uncharacterized protein, whose translation MEGGNVVPKGRIIYYLTAMKMINKGCIYHLVRVMDTKDEEPTLESVQVVNEFPEVFLDELLGIPPDREIDFGIDVILGTQPKFIPPYKISPTKLKELKEQLKDLFEKGFIRLKSVVFLGHVVSREGIMVDPQKITTVRNWPRPTNPTDIHSFLVLAGYYRKFVEGFSTLASPLTKLMQKARKTNVVVDALSRRSMGSLAHLEAYKRLLAKDIHRLASLGVHLVDSSEGGVIMQNRVESSLVVEVKEKQYNDPLLVQLKKGINKHKTMSFSLCLDDSTLRYKGQLCVPNVDGLRERILTEAHTSRYFVHLGYTKMYHDLKKVYWWNDMKRNMADFVARCPNFQEVKAEHQ comes from the exons ATGGAAGGGGGTAATGTGGTGCCAAAGGGTAGGATTATTTATTATCTTACGGCCATGAAAATGATTAACAAGGGGTGTATCTACCACTTGGTTCGAGTTATGGACACTAAAGATGAGGAACCTACACTTGAGTCAGTGCAggttgtgaatgaatttccggAGGTCTTTCTAGATGAGCTCCTTGGGATCCCaccagatagggagattgattttgggattgatgtgatattgggcacaCAACCTAAATTTATTCCACCTTACAAAATATCACCTACTAAATTGAAGGAGCTAAAAGAACAACTGAAAGATTtgtttgagaagggtttcattcgactga AATCTGtcgtattcttgggtcatgtagtCTCCAGAGAgggaattatggttgatcctcagaAGATTACGACTGTGAGGAATTGGCCTAGGCCCACAAATCCAACAGATATTCATAGTTTCCTAGTCTTAGCGGGGTATTACAgaaagtttgtggaagggttCTCTACCCTTGCCTCTCCGTTGACTAAATTGATGCAGAAGGCGA GAAAGACCAATGTTGTGGTGGATGCTCTTAGTAGGAGatctatgggtagtttggctcactTGGAGGCATATAAAAGGTTGTTGGCAAAGGATATTCATcggttggctagtttgggagttcatCTTGTGGACTCTAGTGAAGGAGGGGTAATCATGCAGAATAGGGTTGAATCATCGCTTGTTGTGGAAGTCAAAGAGAAACAATACAACGATCCGTTATTGGTGCAATTGAAGAAGGGGATTAATAAACATAAGACTATGTCTTTTTCTCTCTGCTTGGATGATAGTACACTAAGGTACAAAGGGCAGTTATGTGTTCCAAATGTGGATGGTCTCCGGGAAAGAATCCTGACTGAGGCTCACACTTCTCGGTATTTCGTGCACCTGGGCtatacaaaaatgtatcatgatctcaagaaAGTCTATTGGTGGAATGACATGAAGAGGAAtatggcggactttgtggcaagATGTCCGAATTTTCAGGAAGTAAAGGCCGAACACCAATGA